A stretch of Pseudoprevotella muciniphila DNA encodes these proteins:
- a CDS encoding ParA family protein, with amino-acid sequence MGKIIALTNQKGGVGKTTTAINLAASLATLEKRVLVIDADPQANASSGLGVDLSKIDCSIYECLIDQADIREAIYTTDIDLLDIIPSHIDLVGAEIEMLNFDNREFIIRNLLTPLKDEYDFILIDCSPSLGLITVNALSAADSVIIPVQCEYFALEGIGKLLSTIRIIKRKLNPNLEIEGFLLTMYDSRLRLAKQIYDEVKHHFQELVFKTVIQRNVKLSEAPSHGLPAILYNADSRGAKDHLALAKEVIDKNS; translated from the coding sequence ATGGGTAAAATCATTGCGCTTACCAACCAGAAAGGCGGTGTCGGCAAAACAACCACCGCCATCAACTTGGCAGCCTCGCTGGCTACTCTCGAGAAGCGCGTGCTGGTAATCGATGCTGACCCGCAGGCCAATGCCAGTTCAGGGTTAGGTGTAGATTTGAGTAAAATAGACTGCTCCATCTACGAATGCCTGATTGACCAAGCCGACATACGCGAAGCCATCTACACCACCGACATCGACCTTCTCGACATCATTCCCTCCCACATCGATCTGGTGGGTGCAGAAATAGAGATGCTCAACTTCGACAATAGGGAATTCATCATCAGGAACCTGCTGACACCCTTGAAGGACGAATACGACTTCATCCTTATAGACTGCTCGCCTTCGTTGGGACTTATTACAGTAAATGCGCTCTCTGCAGCCGACTCTGTGATTATCCCCGTGCAATGCGAATACTTCGCCCTTGAAGGTATAGGCAAGTTGCTCAGCACCATCCGCATCATCAAACGCAAACTGAATCCCAACTTAGAAATTGAAGGTTTCCTCCTGACGATGTACGACAGCCGCCTGCGACTTGCCAAGCAGATTTACGACGAAGTGAAGCACCACTTCCAGGAATTGGTATTCAAAACCGTCATACAGCGCAATGTAAAATTGAGCGAAGCGCCGAGTCATGGACTGCCCGCCATTCTGTACAATGCCGACAGCAGGGGCGCCAAGGACCATCTGGCTCTCGCGAAGGAAGTGATTGACAAAAACAGTTAA
- a CDS encoding lytic transglycosylase domain-containing protein: MNKLRNLLLVLSLVTLTATAQEVRDYELEVPSSEEMDAVMKNTDEPANEATEFLESEYLQEDPNCQQLDTDPEFDDEVYIERLRSLPMEVELPYNKIVRSYIDRYTKRSRTQVRRLLGAMNFYTPIFERELDKAGAPLELKYLPVIESALKPEATSPVGAAGLWQFMASTGKQYKLRIDSRVDERRDIVKSSVAAARLLMDLYRKYNDWALVLAAYNCGPGNVNKAMSRAGGKRDFWAIYNYLPKETRGYVPAFIAATYVMNFYCEHGICPLEAKSPPKVDTVHVVRDLSMRQVSELLGIGLSELKALNPQYKTDIIPGYSGNCVLVLPESLAPEFASYGSDIYKHRASELLQRRATVEVGGGRGNYNESEDNRNITASASQTRTEQPIENTGRRTRSTFRNHRQDNEERTEARTSAPASNPRQDLSRQASDVSDAGVRTINRSIRDGGENVTVSERDEENNSRTTLTDDASIKPVETNTTRRNTNAKADPNRGYTSSSRYESNSSNRTNYSNNSRYSNRQSTSNNTSRNVAPTSSSQASNTRTTTTETGARIRRDRTSSATTAIKKEEKPATTPKANTHSAAPKAAEQPRNVSTTKHATSTTPKQETRSSRWTNTNKHNTTTKTETPRQSTAKKPEATKKVEAPKKAETTTTKPTTRQNTYTPRQTTTNKAGTPNNKNIATNKQSTFKQPTKTTTKTETKTTSKPHVNNKTPNKTTANSKATTKTATKPEASTGKQATSKAANTKQTGTTKPATTNSQTTKPAATATKPAATKPVAAKPAATTNKPATPAKPAAAKPAVKKGGTNVGKSSGKSGSSK; the protein is encoded by the coding sequence ATGAACAAATTGAGAAATCTTCTGCTTGTATTATCACTTGTCACACTTACTGCCACAGCACAGGAAGTTCGCGATTATGAACTGGAAGTCCCTTCGTCTGAAGAGATGGACGCTGTCATGAAGAACACCGATGAGCCTGCAAACGAGGCCACGGAGTTTCTTGAGAGCGAATACTTGCAGGAAGACCCCAACTGCCAACAGTTAGACACCGACCCTGAGTTCGACGATGAAGTGTATATCGAACGTCTGCGTAGCCTCCCGATGGAAGTGGAACTGCCCTACAACAAAATCGTACGCTCATACATAGACCGCTACACCAAACGTTCGCGCACACAAGTACGCCGTCTCCTGGGAGCAATGAATTTCTACACACCCATCTTTGAGCGCGAACTCGACAAGGCGGGTGCTCCTCTCGAACTCAAGTACCTGCCGGTGATAGAATCTGCTCTCAAACCGGAGGCCACAAGCCCCGTAGGTGCAGCAGGTCTGTGGCAATTCATGGCATCGACAGGCAAACAGTATAAACTGCGCATCGACAGCCGTGTGGACGAGCGCCGCGACATCGTAAAGTCGTCTGTGGCGGCTGCACGACTGCTCATGGACCTCTACAGAAAATATAACGACTGGGCACTCGTGTTGGCTGCATACAACTGCGGACCAGGCAACGTAAATAAAGCCATGAGCCGGGCAGGAGGCAAACGCGACTTTTGGGCAATATACAACTACCTGCCAAAAGAAACACGCGGATACGTACCGGCGTTCATTGCTGCAACATACGTGATGAACTTCTATTGCGAACACGGCATTTGCCCGCTCGAAGCCAAATCTCCGCCCAAAGTGGATACAGTACACGTGGTAAGAGATCTGAGCATGCGACAAGTGTCGGAACTGCTTGGTATCGGATTGTCGGAACTTAAGGCACTCAATCCGCAGTATAAGACAGACATCATTCCCGGCTACTCAGGCAACTGCGTGCTCGTGCTCCCCGAGAGCCTGGCACCGGAATTTGCATCTTACGGCTCAGACATCTACAAACACCGCGCCAGCGAACTCCTCCAGCGCAGAGCCACTGTGGAAGTAGGTGGAGGAAGAGGCAACTATAACGAGTCTGAAGACAACCGAAACATCACTGCAAGCGCCAGTCAAACCCGCACAGAGCAGCCCATCGAAAACACAGGACGCCGCACACGCAGCACATTCCGCAACCATCGGCAGGACAACGAAGAGCGCACAGAAGCACGAACTTCAGCACCCGCAAGTAATCCGCGCCAAGACCTGTCACGACAGGCTTCGGATGTTTCAGATGCTGGTGTGCGCACCATAAACAGAAGTATACGCGATGGTGGAGAAAATGTTACTGTCAGCGAGAGAGACGAAGAGAACAACAGCAGAACCACACTCACCGACGACGCTTCAATAAAGCCTGTTGAAACCAACACTACTCGCAGAAACACCAATGCGAAAGCAGACCCGAACAGAGGTTATACCAGCAGCAGTCGCTACGAAAGCAACAGCAGCAACCGCACGAACTATTCAAACAATTCTCGATACAGCAATCGCCAAAGCACTTCCAACAACACCTCACGTAATGTTGCACCCACTTCGTCCTCACAAGCCAGCAACACCAGAACGACCACGACAGAAACCGGTGCACGCATAAGAAGAGACCGTACAAGCAGTGCAACAACGGCAATAAAGAAAGAAGAAAAACCTGCTACGACACCAAAAGCCAACACACATTCTGCTGCACCTAAGGCTGCCGAACAACCAAGAAATGTGAGCACAACCAAACATGCCACTTCAACGACACCTAAGCAAGAGACAAGATCTTCAAGATGGACAAACACCAACAAGCACAACACCACAACGAAGACAGAGACTCCAAGACAATCAACGGCAAAGAAACCGGAGGCAACAAAGAAGGTAGAAGCACCCAAGAAAGCCGAAACCACCACAACTAAGCCTACCACCCGCCAAAACACATACACGCCGAGACAGACCACCACGAACAAGGCTGGCACACCCAACAACAAGAATATTGCAACCAACAAGCAGAGTACTTTCAAGCAACCCACAAAGACTACCACTAAAACCGAGACCAAAACGACATCGAAACCACACGTAAACAACAAGACGCCAAACAAGACTACCGCCAACAGCAAGGCTACGACGAAGACTGCAACCAAACCCGAAGCCTCAACTGGCAAGCAAGCGACAAGCAAGGCTGCAAACACAAAACAGACAGGCACAACAAAACCGGCTACCACTAACAGCCAGACGACCAAACCTGCAGCAACAGCGACAAAGCCCGCAGCAACCAAGCCCGTTGCAGCCAAGCCCGCTGCGACAACAAACAAACCAGCCACACCGGCAAAACCCGCTGCCGCGAAACCTGCCGTAAAGAAGGGCGGAACGAACGTAGGCAAATCGTCAGGCAAGTCGGGCTCAAGCAAATAA
- a CDS encoding DUF5683 domain-containing protein, which yields MSSLDRRIVLLLMFVLTCIPNSIFAQANEDTAEPEDTIVVPERREGSDTLEELTIVDDSTFWARVNKHRRLEDSLKAAKQPDTVFLSKKQLKAIQRQQFRPNPQRALWLALVLPGAGQIYNRKYWKLPIFYGGFVGCTYALVWNQKMYRDYSQAYLDIMDDNPETKSYMDILPPRYNISGREEWFKTFFKNRKNRYRRYRDLSAFAFIGVYALSVIDAYVDAQLSVFDISPDLSLSLRPAVIQSEKNSRTVCSYGIGCNLNF from the coding sequence ATGTCATCTCTTGATCGAAGAATTGTTCTGCTCCTGATGTTCGTCCTCACGTGCATCCCAAACAGCATCTTTGCACAGGCAAACGAAGACACAGCAGAGCCGGAAGACACGATTGTAGTGCCAGAGAGACGAGAGGGAAGCGACACATTGGAGGAACTCACCATAGTGGACGACAGCACGTTCTGGGCGCGCGTAAACAAACACAGACGTTTAGAAGATTCACTGAAAGCAGCCAAACAACCCGACACAGTGTTCCTCTCGAAAAAACAACTGAAGGCGATACAGCGCCAACAGTTCAGACCCAACCCGCAAAGAGCACTGTGGTTGGCTCTCGTTCTGCCTGGAGCAGGACAGATATACAACCGTAAATACTGGAAACTGCCCATATTCTATGGTGGTTTCGTGGGTTGTACATACGCGTTGGTGTGGAATCAGAAGATGTACCGCGACTACTCGCAGGCATACCTCGACATCATGGACGACAATCCGGAGACGAAGAGTTACATGGACATCCTGCCACCGCGCTACAATATCAGCGGGCGCGAAGAATGGTTCAAAACCTTCTTCAAGAACAGAAAGAACAGATATCGCCGCTACCGCGACCTCAGTGCCTTCGCCTTTATCGGGGTGTATGCACTGTCGGTGATTGATGCTTACGTCGATGCACAACTCTCCGTGTTCGACATATCGCCAGACCTCAGCCTGAGCCTGCGCCCTGCAGTGATTCAGAGCGAAAAGAACAGCAGAACCGTATGCTCCTATGGCATCGGCTGCAATTTGAATTTTTAA
- a CDS encoding ParB/RepB/Spo0J family partition protein, whose amino-acid sequence MAVKKKYPALGRGLSALIDTEDEIITAGSSSIHEVAIEKIKANPNQPRHEFDKTALFELGKSIQEFGIIQPITLRQMEDGYYQIISGERRWRASQQVGLTKIPAYIRTADDENMMEMALVENIQRQDLNPIEIALAYQKLIDQYNLTQDQLSDKVGKSRTAIANFIRLLKLPAPVQLALQDHSIDQGHARALLALKDPTLQNELLKEIKKQGYSVRQVEEMVKLLNAGEVVKSGKTRLKKPSASLPDEYNALKMRLSQFFKTKVQMTCSTAGRGRITIPFNSEEELVSIIGLFDKMKE is encoded by the coding sequence ATGGCAGTAAAAAAGAAATATCCCGCATTGGGTCGCGGGCTGAGCGCCCTCATCGACACAGAGGACGAAATCATCACAGCGGGTTCATCGTCCATCCACGAGGTGGCGATAGAAAAAATCAAGGCTAACCCCAACCAGCCACGCCACGAATTCGACAAGACGGCGCTATTCGAATTGGGAAAGTCCATTCAGGAGTTCGGCATCATACAGCCCATCACGCTCCGCCAGATGGAGGATGGCTATTATCAGATTATCTCCGGTGAACGCAGATGGCGTGCATCGCAACAGGTAGGACTAACCAAGATACCTGCCTACATCCGCACGGCAGACGACGAGAACATGATGGAGATGGCTCTGGTGGAAAACATACAGCGCCAGGACCTCAATCCCATAGAAATAGCCCTCGCCTACCAGAAACTCATTGACCAATATAACCTCACACAAGACCAGTTGAGCGACAAAGTAGGCAAAAGCCGGACTGCCATAGCCAACTTCATTCGTCTGCTCAAACTGCCGGCACCCGTACAGTTGGCACTTCAGGACCACAGCATAGACCAAGGTCATGCACGAGCATTGCTGGCACTGAAGGATCCGACACTGCAGAACGAACTGCTCAAGGAAATCAAGAAGCAGGGCTACAGCGTACGTCAGGTGGAGGAGATGGTAAAACTGCTCAACGCAGGCGAAGTGGTCAAAAGCGGAAAGACGCGCCTGAAAAAGCCGAGCGCATCACTGCCCGACGAATACAACGCGCTGAAAATGCGGTTGTCGCAATTTTTCAAGACAAAGGTGCAGATGACTTGCAGCACAGCCGGCAGAGGGCGCATCACCATCCCCTTCAACTCCGAGGAGGAATTGGTGAGCATCATCGGACTGTTTGACAAAATGAAGGAATAA